A single region of the Idiomarinaceae bacterium HL-53 genome encodes:
- a CDS encoding electron transport complex protein RnfA, protein MTEILLLLIATVLVNNFVLVQFLGLCPFMGVSGKLETAIGMSAATTFVLTLASVCSYLVNQYILLPLDLMALRTLSFILVIAVVVQFTEMVVHKTSPTLYRLLGIFLPLITTNCAVLGVALLNITEQHNFIQSVFYGLGAAIGFSLVLVLFAAIRERVAAADVPVAFRGAAIGMITAGLMSLAFMGFSGLVG, encoded by the coding sequence ATGACCGAAATTTTACTGCTTTTAATTGCGACTGTTTTAGTGAACAACTTCGTGTTAGTTCAGTTCCTCGGTTTATGCCCGTTTATGGGAGTCTCCGGGAAGCTGGAAACAGCCATTGGTATGTCCGCTGCAACGACTTTCGTACTCACACTCGCATCGGTCTGTAGCTATTTGGTGAACCAATATATTCTCCTACCACTTGACTTGATGGCTCTGCGAACTTTGAGCTTCATTCTAGTCATCGCAGTGGTAGTTCAATTTACCGAAATGGTCGTACATAAAACAAGCCCTACATTGTATCGCCTACTTGGTATCTTCTTGCCGCTCATTACCACAAATTGTGCGGTGTTAGGCGTTGCGCTCTTGAATATCACTGAGCAACACAACTTCATTCAATCCGTTTTTTATGGGTTGGGCGCGGCCATCGGTTTTAGTTTAGTACTGGTACTCTTTGCTGCGATTCGCGAACGTGTTGCAGCAGCCGACGTGCCTGTTGCATTTCGAGGCGCGGCGATCGGTATGATTACGGCAGGGTTAATGTCGCTCGCGTTCATGGGCTTTAGCGGACTGGTGGGCTAG
- a CDS encoding undecaprenyl-diphosphatase, with protein sequence MADETAFYWLFDRTRPLRKSRLAFWLSRSGDGPYYALFTLLAIIATIEGSWLFLQRALLAFAIEVPLFIWLKNVLKRNRPAVRKQFRPVIKPADKFSFPSGHSTAAFLFAALVVASFPVWSSAVYIWAFGVAISRVALGVHFPSDVLAGAVLGTGIAAAVMAVLA encoded by the coding sequence ATGGCCGACGAGACTGCGTTTTATTGGCTGTTTGACAGAACTAGACCCTTACGTAAATCGCGACTCGCTTTTTGGCTCTCGCGCAGTGGGGATGGTCCTTACTATGCGTTGTTTACCTTACTGGCGATTATTGCCACCATCGAGGGAAGCTGGCTTTTCTTGCAACGAGCACTGCTTGCGTTTGCTATCGAGGTACCGTTATTTATCTGGTTAAAGAACGTTTTAAAACGCAATCGGCCGGCGGTGCGCAAGCAATTTCGTCCGGTTATTAAGCCCGCTGATAAATTCAGCTTTCCTTCTGGGCATTCGACCGCCGCATTCTTATTTGCTGCACTGGTGGTTGCCAGTTTTCCGGTGTGGAGTAGCGCCGTTTACATTTGGGCGTTTGGCGTTGCTATTTCTCGAGTTGCTTTGGGTGTACATTTCCCAAGTGACGTGCTTGCGGGTGCGGTGTTAGGGACTGGGATTGCTGCTGCCGTTATGGCGGTATTAGCTTAG